A part of Oncorhynchus gorbuscha isolate QuinsamMale2020 ecotype Even-year linkage group LG09, OgorEven_v1.0, whole genome shotgun sequence genomic DNA contains:
- the LOC124042888 gene encoding transcription factor Sp5-like codes for MAAVAVLRNETLQAFLQDRTPNSSPENCKHSPLALLAATCNRIGHHHGSSPADFLQVPYDTTLGSPSRIFHPWSNEGNPQSTLSSNSTFGLSSKSQLHIQSSFTSHHELPLTPPADPSYPYDFSPVNMLPCSMQSLQSSCPPTYVPAVSYAAPTAMPGFVTGHSGLVHQQQRQLSPSPGEDIPWWSLQQGNHVSHHHSITTQSLGHHRFQLQRGLVMGHTDFAQYQTQIAALLHTKSPLATARRCRRCRCPNCQSSTSNDEPGKKKQHICHIPGCGKVYGKTSHLKAHLRWHSGERPFVCNWLFCGKSFTRSDELQRHLRTHTGEKRFVCPDCCKRFMRSDHLAKHVKTHQNKKNKCHEKTFDHHVKREDMRNV; via the exons ATGGCAGCAGTGGCTGTACTGCGGAATGAAACACTCCAGGCTTTTCTTCAG GACCGCACTCCTAACTCTTCTCCTGAAAACTGTAAGCACTCTCCACTGGCGCTCTTAGCTGCCACTTGTAACCGGATCGGACACCACCACGGATCAAGTCCGGCGGATTTCCTCCAGGTTCCTTATGACACTACTTTAGGCTCGCCGTCGCGAATTTTTCATCCTTGGAGTAACGAGGGGAATCCTCAAAGCACTCTCTCTAGCAATTCTACTTTTGGACTATCATCGAAATCCCAGCTCCACATTCAAAGTTCATTTACTTCCCACCACGagctccctctcacccctccagCGGACCCTTCATATCCTTATGACTTTTCTCCAGTGAATATGTTACCGTGCTCAATGCAGTCGTTACAGTCCTCTTGCCCACCCACCTACGTCCCTGCTGTATCTTACGCAGCGCCAACTGCCATGCCAGGTTTCGTTACGGGACATTCTGGCCTTGTGCACCAGCAACAGAGGCAGTTGTCCCCTAGCCCAGGGGAGGATATTCCGTGGTGGAGTCTCCAACAGGGAAATCACGTCAGTCATCACCACTCAATCACCACTCAATCCCTTGGCCACCACCGTTTCCAACTGCAGAGGGGCTTGGTGATGGGGCATACAGACTTCGCGCAGTATCAGACTCAAATCGCTGCCCTCCTTCACACAAAGTCCCCCCTCGCAACAGCCCGAAGATGTCGGAGATGCAGGTGTCCAAACTGTCAGTCCTCCACCTCAAACGATGAGCCCGGCAAGAAAAAGCAACACATCTGTCACATACCAGGGTGCGGGAAAGTTTATGGCAAAACTTCCCATCTCAAAGCGCACTTGAGGTGGCACTCGGGAGAGCGTCCATTCGTTTGTAACTGGCTTTTCTGTGGCAAGAGTTTCACCAGGTCGGATGAGCTGCAGAGACACCTGAGGACTCATACTGGGGAGAAGCGCTTTGTTTGTCCAGACTGTTGCAAGAGGTTCATGAGGAGTGACCATTTGGCAAAACACGTCAAAACTcaccaaaacaaaaaaaacaagtgTCATGAGAAGACGTTTGATCATCACGTGAAAAGGGAAGATATGAGGAACGTGTAG